Proteins from a single region of Acidianus ambivalens:
- a CDS encoding zinc ribbon domain-containing protein — protein MNKTFQGVYVDPYQLGMQLETWLAGKGYKTQILQTGSYVVVQAKKEGILRTIFGADRAFTVRLYGGQGFLQVDVGMSNWLKAGEVAEDIVAAMVFMPLAAVEGVEEIYNVKIEHDIMKEIERLVNQSSLQPTFNQPMFQPMMQQPAMLPMQEKICNACGYRNPPNARFCMNCGNPL, from the coding sequence ATGAATAAGACCTTTCAAGGAGTATATGTAGATCCGTACCAGTTAGGAATGCAATTAGAAACTTGGTTGGCAGGAAAAGGATATAAAACTCAAATTTTACAAACAGGCAGCTATGTAGTCGTTCAAGCTAAAAAGGAAGGAATATTGAGGACTATTTTTGGTGCAGATAGGGCTTTTACGGTAAGGCTTTATGGAGGCCAAGGATTTTTACAAGTTGACGTTGGAATGTCAAATTGGTTAAAGGCAGGAGAAGTTGCAGAGGATATTGTAGCAGCAATGGTTTTTATGCCATTGGCTGCAGTAGAAGGCGTTGAGGAGATTTATAACGTAAAAATAGAGCATGACATAATGAAGGAGATAGAAAGGTTAGTTAATCAATCCTCGTTACAGCCTACATTTAATCAACCAATGTTTCAACCAATGATGCAGCAACCCGCTATGCTTCCAATGCAAGAGAAAATTTGTAATGCGTGCGGATATAGAAATCCTCCTAATGCTAGGTTCTGTATGAATTGTGGAAATCCACTCTAA
- a CDS encoding MFS transporter: MSEDFGFKYLLISRIFRSIGLIFVTISSPLYLKALGYSPLLIGLVFSAVVGFTAILSLSLGFLGDRKGYKKSLMIAEGISALGVLLLVITPTSSFALLSTSLILSGITGSATGMRGLFSPGLTALIATNWKEDFERVKKIGLLSSVASLSSIGGSLMLTFMDYLPFGKIGNYKFLFFISSLFLILSFTSLLFVKENREKRRIKKEKIMKKSSLKYVSKVILSNSIGAVGIGMSIPLLSLWFSLFYHATDSEIGEIFTLNYVFTSLGSFLATRIKGNILRLASLTRIMNGVFLIAMALSPYLFLAGLMYILRGLNAGFGAPNRTAVNIKGISPEDYGTASSLQGLATRFSQMSSSIGGYLMEIDLPLPLEIGGLLQAISGIIYLKLFRKDVEERSINAETKTVQ, from the coding sequence ATGTCAGAAGACTTTGGTTTCAAATATTTACTTATTTCTAGAATATTTAGAAGTATAGGGTTAATTTTCGTTACTATCTCTTCTCCTCTGTACTTAAAGGCTTTAGGATATTCTCCTTTACTCATAGGTTTAGTGTTTTCAGCAGTTGTAGGATTTACTGCAATTCTTTCGCTTTCGCTAGGGTTTTTAGGAGATAGGAAAGGTTATAAGAAATCTCTAATGATAGCTGAAGGAATATCCGCTCTAGGAGTTCTTTTACTAGTAATAACTCCTACATCGTCTTTCGCACTACTTTCTACCTCGCTTATATTATCTGGAATAACTGGAAGCGCTACGGGAATGAGGGGACTTTTCTCTCCAGGTTTAACTGCGTTAATTGCTACTAACTGGAAGGAGGATTTTGAGAGAGTTAAAAAGATAGGCCTTCTCTCTTCTGTAGCATCTTTATCGTCAATAGGAGGAAGTTTAATGTTAACTTTCATGGATTATTTACCTTTTGGTAAAATAGGAAATTACAAATTTCTATTCTTTATATCTTCTTTATTTCTAATTTTATCCTTCACTTCTCTTTTATTTGTTAAGGAAAATAGGGAAAAGAGAAGAATAAAGAAAGAAAAAATAATGAAAAAGAGTAGTCTAAAATACGTTTCTAAAGTCATATTATCGAATTCTATTGGAGCAGTAGGTATAGGAATGAGCATTCCTTTACTTTCTCTATGGTTTTCATTATTCTATCATGCTACAGATTCTGAAATAGGAGAGATTTTTACATTGAATTATGTATTTACGTCACTAGGTTCATTTTTAGCTACCAGGATAAAAGGAAACATCCTTAGGCTTGCGTCACTTACTAGAATAATGAACGGAGTATTCTTAATTGCTATGGCGTTATCTCCTTACCTATTTCTTGCAGGACTAATGTACATCCTTAGAGGATTAAATGCAGGCTTTGGTGCACCTAATAGGACTGCAGTAAATATAAAAGGAATTTCTCCAGAAGATTACGGAACAGCGTCAAGTCTTCAAGGACTAGCTACAAGGTTTTCACAAATGAGTTCAAGTATTGGAGGATATTTAATGGAAATAGATCTTCCATTACCTTTAGAAATAGGAGGATTACTTCAAGCAATAAGCGGGATAATATACTTAAAATTATTCAGAAAAGATGTGGAAGAAAGGTCAATCAACGCTGAAACAAAAACTGTTCAATAA
- a CDS encoding PaREP1 family protein has protein sequence MDELPKSWINKEAYKKVRLEEAKYEAELAKKFLEQGLTRNAAGKIFQAVKALVAAKAVDNKEYKGKVKLRNGKKVEKAEWNSNSYAYYLFEESCTVTR, from the coding sequence GTGGATGAATTACCGAAATCTTGGATAAATAAAGAGGCATATAAGAAGGTAAGGCTTGAAGAAGCTAAATACGAGGCAGAGCTAGCAAAGAAATTCCTCGAGCAAGGGTTAACTAGAAATGCTGCAGGTAAGATATTTCAAGCCGTAAAAGCTTTAGTAGCTGCTAAAGCTGTTGATAATAAGGAATACAAGGGTAAAGTGAAATTAAGAAACGGGAAAAAAGTAGAAAAGGCAGAATGGAATAGTAACAGTTATGCCTACTACCTATTTGAAGAGAGTTGCACAGTTACTAGATGA
- a CDS encoding ABC transporter ATP-binding protein yields MKTFDGREVLKGVSFEVKKGSITGFIGPNGAGKTTTIKIIAGLIRKSGGRVEVLGEDPWDNPKVHEKMSVIFTNLVYPQENTVEEYLKDIGRIYGANITDFVDEFKLKDHLKKKLSQLSSGLAQRVQLVASLIKNPELIIADEPTANLDPPARIEFYEEVKKLNNQGVTFFISSHILSELEKIITDVVFINEGKVTFQGKIEKALKEAEEEEILLVVNDPEKAIKIIGGKIEGSYIKVKGKVRDIVDRLDDAGVEIISLRRSSLDDAFKKLSNI; encoded by the coding sequence ATGAAAACTTTTGATGGAAGAGAAGTTCTTAAAGGGGTTTCCTTTGAAGTAAAGAAGGGTTCTATAACAGGATTTATAGGCCCAAACGGTGCCGGAAAAACTACTACAATAAAGATCATTGCAGGATTAATAAGAAAATCTGGAGGAAGAGTTGAGGTCTTAGGAGAAGATCCTTGGGATAATCCTAAAGTTCATGAGAAGATGTCAGTAATCTTTACTAATTTAGTTTACCCTCAAGAAAATACCGTGGAAGAATATTTAAAAGACATAGGTAGGATTTACGGTGCTAATATTACTGACTTTGTTGACGAATTCAAACTTAAGGATCATCTTAAGAAAAAGCTTTCGCAACTATCTTCCGGGCTAGCACAAAGAGTCCAACTAGTTGCTTCGCTTATAAAAAACCCTGAGTTAATCATTGCTGATGAACCTACTGCAAATCTAGATCCACCTGCTAGGATAGAATTCTATGAAGAAGTCAAGAAGCTAAATAATCAAGGAGTTACGTTCTTTATTTCATCCCACATCTTGTCAGAATTGGAGAAAATAATTACTGACGTAGTGTTCATAAACGAAGGTAAGGTCACTTTCCAAGGTAAAATAGAGAAAGCTCTAAAGGAAGCTGAGGAAGAAGAGATACTGCTGGTAGTCAACGATCCTGAAAAGGCAATAAAGATAATAGGAGGAAAAATTGAAGGCTCTTATATAAAGGTTAAAGGAAAAGTTAGAGATATAGTTGATAGATTAGATGACGCAGGAGTTGAAATAATAAGCTTAAGAAGGTCGTCATTAGATGATGCGTTCAAGAAATTATCAAATATTTAG
- the hsp14 gene encoding archaeal heat shock protein Hsp14, with product MSLTSYVKKEISKKIEELSRSFYENVLPPVDIYEEGGYLNIDVDLPGFQKDKIHLRLTSSNEIVIEAERELPEGGVKYLTQRPKRLSRVIRLPVAVKKDSQVTAKYENGVLHISIPVEGTTTIKIE from the coding sequence GTGAGTCTAACAAGTTACGTTAAAAAAGAAATATCTAAAAAGATAGAGGAGTTAAGTAGAAGCTTTTATGAGAACGTTCTACCTCCTGTTGACATCTACGAAGAAGGAGGATATCTAAATATTGACGTTGATTTACCTGGCTTTCAAAAGGATAAAATTCACTTAAGGTTAACCTCATCTAATGAAATAGTAATTGAAGCAGAAAGAGAACTTCCAGAAGGTGGCGTAAAATACTTAACTCAAAGACCAAAAAGGCTATCTAGGGTTATTAGATTACCAGTTGCGGTAAAAAAAGACTCGCAAGTTACCGCAAAATATGAGAACGGAGTTCTTCATATATCAATTCCGGTAGAAGGAACTACTACTATAAAGATAGAATAA
- a CDS encoding ABC1 kinase family protein has product MFRTLYVGFKLLPRVLMLRHYRRLTLENKKVDEKEVEKEAEKMLNTLVSLGPAFIKLGQILSVHSDLLPEAYLKVLSRLQDNVPPSPWEEVYEEIKEDLGDELLKRLNINPNPIASASIAQVYLAELDGKKVVLKVNRPNIRKEVEQDIKVMKTLVPFLKYIFDESFYESAKAIIDDFSSRIFDEMDFTKEEFYMRKIKEELNFPDVKIPQPIYATKRVLIMEYVKSYKVTSEEAKKIIPPETLSYKVFRTFMVMLLEKEYFHADPHPGNIGVDDEGNLVLYDFGMVGKMDKDTRNKLVRAYVALTRLDGIELVKVLDELGAIQPEADRELLAKGIELFLKTFQGVTPETLEVEDFISAANEVFYRFPLRLPQKLVLYIRTTSTLGGTCITIYPEFNFFSNLVKLIEEEDLVIPALIDQVKDTLSSFVRKFRTSLLERPVIERKNNTGGEYYLSLGIAILSILSYIFTKDVTLALLLIILSLIIKR; this is encoded by the coding sequence ATGTTTAGAACGCTCTACGTTGGTTTTAAGTTGCTTCCACGAGTCCTTATGCTTAGACATTATAGGAGATTAACTTTAGAAAATAAAAAAGTGGACGAAAAGGAAGTTGAAAAAGAAGCAGAAAAAATGTTAAATACTTTAGTTTCTCTTGGTCCTGCATTCATTAAACTTGGACAGATATTGTCAGTTCATTCTGACTTACTTCCAGAGGCCTACTTGAAGGTCTTATCTAGACTACAAGATAACGTACCTCCTTCACCTTGGGAGGAAGTTTATGAAGAGATTAAGGAAGATCTAGGAGACGAACTTCTAAAGAGGCTAAATATTAATCCAAATCCAATAGCTTCAGCAAGTATTGCTCAAGTTTACTTGGCAGAACTTGATGGTAAAAAAGTCGTACTGAAGGTTAATAGACCTAATATAAGGAAGGAAGTTGAGCAAGACATAAAGGTGATGAAAACTTTAGTCCCTTTCCTTAAGTACATCTTTGATGAATCTTTCTATGAGAGTGCTAAGGCAATAATTGATGACTTTTCGTCCAGAATTTTTGATGAAATGGACTTTACCAAGGAGGAATTCTACATGAGGAAAATAAAAGAGGAATTAAACTTTCCTGACGTTAAAATTCCACAACCTATTTACGCAACAAAGAGAGTTTTAATAATGGAGTACGTTAAATCGTATAAGGTAACTTCTGAAGAGGCAAAGAAAATCATACCGCCAGAGACTTTATCATATAAGGTATTTAGGACGTTTATGGTAATGTTACTTGAAAAGGAATATTTTCATGCCGACCCTCATCCAGGAAATATAGGAGTTGATGATGAAGGCAATTTAGTACTTTATGATTTCGGAATGGTAGGTAAAATGGATAAAGATACTAGAAATAAATTAGTTAGAGCTTACGTGGCTTTAACTAGGCTGGACGGAATAGAACTAGTCAAAGTTTTAGACGAACTTGGTGCAATTCAGCCAGAGGCAGATAGAGAGCTATTAGCTAAGGGTATAGAACTTTTCCTTAAAACGTTTCAAGGAGTTACGCCAGAAACGTTAGAAGTTGAAGATTTTATAAGTGCTGCAAACGAGGTGTTTTACAGATTTCCACTCAGATTACCCCAAAAGCTTGTACTTTATATTAGGACTACTTCAACACTAGGTGGTACGTGCATTACTATTTACCCTGAGTTTAATTTCTTTTCAAATCTAGTTAAGTTAATAGAAGAAGAAGATCTAGTAATACCAGCCTTAATTGACCAAGTTAAAGATACGTTATCTTCCTTTGTTAGGAAGTTTAGGACATCGTTGCTTGAGAGACCGGTGATAGAGAGGAAGAACAATACTGGAGGTGAATATTATTTAAGTTTAGGAATTGCGATACTGTCTATATTATCCTACATTTTTACAAAGGATGTCACTTTAGCCTTACTATTGATAATATTATCACTAATAATAAAAAGATAG
- a CDS encoding MFS transporter, which yields MRKEKFIIIGFIIMSFNSLYQYSWNALEPLLREGFNVSIVEISLGFSLFTIFSSGFQPLGGNFADKIGPRKVALLSSILSALGFLGTSFSPSVYIFFIFWSLGSIGEGILYGIASNLAVKWFKKRMAFATGLVSLGIGLGSALADPFILMSGNFRLVTLIIGLTELIILPILSLLIEYPTLESGKSPKEAVLSRTFWLIYLSFVTATVPLLVISSSLSIIGKALPFQELSILISIFPILSGSGRPIFGHIADKLGVIKTTVIVDTIIILGGASLLFSQIIPAVVIIGLAGGAVTTLYFNVSGIVFGTRYSTVNNGILYTGKAVAGFLGSVIFNYLFLISPFLAYLFVIISSTIGAVTLYGIFHHAQPAEGSSQIRRGL from the coding sequence GTGAGAAAGGAGAAATTTATTATAATAGGTTTCATAATAATGTCTTTTAATTCATTATACCAATACTCGTGGAATGCTTTAGAGCCTTTATTGAGGGAAGGATTTAACGTCAGTATAGTTGAAATTTCTCTTGGATTCTCCTTATTTACAATATTCTCTTCCGGCTTTCAACCATTAGGAGGAAATTTTGCAGATAAAATTGGGCCTAGAAAAGTTGCGTTACTTTCATCAATACTCTCTGCTTTAGGATTCTTAGGAACTTCTTTCTCTCCAAGCGTTTACATTTTTTTCATATTCTGGTCTTTAGGTAGCATAGGTGAAGGAATACTTTATGGGATAGCTTCAAATCTTGCAGTTAAATGGTTCAAAAAGAGAATGGCCTTTGCTACTGGTTTAGTCTCTTTAGGTATTGGATTAGGTTCGGCTTTAGCTGACCCCTTTATACTAATGTCAGGAAATTTTAGATTAGTAACTCTTATTATAGGATTAACAGAATTGATAATTCTCCCAATACTTTCCTTGCTTATTGAATATCCTACATTAGAGAGCGGAAAATCACCTAAAGAGGCAGTATTAAGTAGAACTTTCTGGCTTATTTATTTATCCTTTGTTACTGCAACTGTTCCTTTACTCGTTATTTCGTCTTCCTTATCAATAATTGGTAAAGCCTTGCCTTTTCAAGAGCTGTCGATATTGATTTCAATTTTTCCGATATTAAGCGGTTCTGGAAGGCCAATATTTGGCCATATTGCTGATAAATTAGGAGTAATAAAAACTACTGTAATAGTAGATACAATCATAATACTGGGAGGAGCTTCTCTCTTGTTCAGTCAAATTATTCCTGCAGTTGTAATAATAGGCTTAGCTGGAGGTGCTGTAACAACTTTGTATTTTAATGTATCTGGAATAGTTTTTGGGACTAGATATTCTACTGTAAATAATGGAATATTGTATACTGGGAAAGCTGTAGCAGGCTTTCTAGGTAGCGTAATATTTAACTATCTATTTCTAATAAGTCCATTCTTAGCTTATTTATTTGTAATCATTTCTTCAACAATAGGCGCAGTGACTTTATATGGAATATTTCATCATGCTCAGCCCGCTGAAGGTTCGTCACAAATCAGACGGGGCCTCTAA
- a CDS encoding thermopsin family protease: MSREILFLALIILTVITPLGICNFHVVQRIPGEPPPVIKTYAVAYPIFEKYVSLNNCSQEIIVQDNCPGIYCLYVFTPQTYCLWSLGHSENAIFSTEITKGTYVIPLNKGNYVVVINHFLGKDSNINVNVAPRSFCSFIMSNRLASPKGIVSYGIYDYSGELQNYCIRTSSILGYFNISCFEPKGCLASLQLNAVLLINGGNDYEYFLQNIIKFENCFHWFYLEDNIWNFSSYRANIYHVEGKGIINSYCNRTYYCYSPPCLYDIKYSLPLAGYLIINVTTVQGKGVYVTFGFSSIQNGQEILPPIFTYYDKVFISCPNVNSACIVIKPDFTKSLNAFSAGLVFGSYEQLSTVKFNNLNSTLALLYCNQGWKPVPSFFSYCVNSLESACNLNFKAASSKILVSTNVQCPNSVIDMPRVSVPFTFIDYNGKPIYIEKPFNISLPQTIYICKNEKQCLYKICLCINGIRQQINDGYIIYPRCYFISINVTAFYNTYYFIRILYPNGTFCSWFLSCSKICLPKIIQVCKFIRYNLNQSPTIVVRGPLNITPYYELQYLVIINLPNNKTQQEWINNGTIIQIPKTIYVNDETRYYILSPNEIKVVGPLNITPYYELQYLVKLILPNGTEEEWINNGTIIQIPKTIYVNSTSRYYLNSTYNSVIINKPIIIEPNYKLQYLVKLILPNGTEEEWIDSHSDLILPKIIQINDTRYILSEQNNIIEILNCRVLCPKYDVYYLVKLILPNGTEETWIKDGCVIILPQYIYISSYERYVLNSTQFVIVHSPLVIHPEYIKQYLININGIYYWYNQGAKVLIKIATTPFFIVKWVGSIKVTNGEIITINGPLKLKAEILINPLFEYLGIAGIIAIIVLAITNVIRHKSK; encoded by the coding sequence ATGTCAAGAGAGATCCTCTTTTTGGCACTTATTATTCTTACAGTTATTACACCCTTGGGCATCTGCAATTTTCATGTGGTTCAGCGAATACCAGGGGAACCTCCACCTGTAATAAAAACTTACGCTGTAGCTTATCCTATTTTTGAAAAGTATGTATCCTTAAATAATTGTTCTCAAGAAATTATTGTTCAAGATAATTGTCCTGGCATTTATTGTTTATATGTTTTCACTCCTCAAACATATTGTTTATGGAGTTTAGGTCATTCTGAAAATGCCATTTTTTCAACTGAAATAACTAAAGGCACATACGTTATTCCATTAAATAAAGGCAATTACGTTGTAGTAATAAACCATTTCTTAGGTAAGGATAGCAACATCAATGTAAACGTTGCACCTAGGTCTTTTTGTTCCTTTATAATGTCTAATAGATTAGCTTCTCCTAAAGGTATTGTTTCTTATGGGATTTATGATTATTCAGGAGAATTACAGAATTATTGCATAAGAACTAGCTCAATATTGGGTTATTTTAATATTTCTTGTTTTGAGCCTAAAGGATGCTTGGCAAGTTTACAATTAAATGCCGTTCTTTTAATTAATGGTGGCAATGATTATGAATACTTCCTGCAAAATATTATTAAATTTGAGAACTGCTTCCACTGGTTTTACTTAGAAGATAATATATGGAATTTCAGTTCGTATAGAGCAAACATCTATCACGTAGAAGGAAAAGGTATTATAAACAGTTATTGTAATAGAACATATTATTGTTATTCTCCACCATGCCTTTATGATATTAAATATAGCTTACCTCTTGCTGGATACTTAATAATCAACGTAACTACAGTTCAAGGAAAAGGAGTATATGTCACGTTCGGTTTTTCTAGCATTCAAAATGGACAAGAAATACTTCCACCCATATTTACTTACTACGATAAAGTATTCATAAGTTGCCCTAACGTTAATTCCGCATGTATTGTAATAAAGCCTGACTTTACTAAGAGCTTAAACGCGTTTTCTGCAGGTTTAGTTTTCGGATCATATGAGCAACTTTCTACAGTCAAGTTTAATAATTTAAATTCTACACTAGCGTTACTTTATTGTAATCAAGGATGGAAACCAGTACCATCATTTTTCTCCTATTGCGTAAACAGTCTAGAAAGCGCCTGCAATTTGAATTTTAAAGCAGCTAGCTCTAAGATTCTTGTTTCAACTAATGTCCAATGCCCTAACAGTGTAATTGATATGCCACGAGTTAGCGTTCCCTTCACTTTTATAGATTATAACGGTAAGCCAATTTATATTGAAAAACCATTTAACATTAGTTTACCGCAAACAATCTATATATGTAAGAACGAAAAGCAATGCCTTTATAAAATATGTTTATGCATAAATGGAATTAGACAACAAATAAATGATGGATATATAATTTATCCTAGATGTTACTTTATTTCAATCAACGTTACAGCGTTTTACAATACATATTATTTTATAAGGATATTATATCCAAATGGAACATTCTGTTCATGGTTCCTAAGCTGTTCAAAAATATGTTTACCGAAAATAATTCAGGTATGTAAATTTATTAGATATAACTTGAATCAAAGCCCAACAATCGTAGTAAGAGGGCCATTAAATATTACTCCATACTATGAATTACAATACCTTGTCATAATTAATCTGCCAAATAATAAAACACAACAGGAATGGATAAATAATGGTACAATAATACAAATACCAAAAACAATATATGTAAATGATGAAACTAGGTATTACATATTATCACCAAATGAAATCAAGGTTGTAGGGCCATTAAATATTACTCCATACTATGAATTACAATACCTTGTTAAGCTTATACTACCAAACGGAACAGAAGAAGAATGGATAAATAATGGTACAATAATACAAATACCAAAAACAATATATGTAAACTCTACAAGTAGATACTATTTAAATTCTACGTATAACTCGGTTATAATAAATAAACCCATAATAATAGAACCTAATTATAAATTGCAGTACCTTGTTAAGCTTATACTACCAAACGGAACAGAAGAAGAATGGATAGATTCCCATTCCGATTTAATATTGCCAAAAATAATCCAAATTAATGATACTAGATATATATTAAGCGAACAAAATAATATAATAGAAATCTTGAACTGTCGTGTTTTATGCCCCAAATACGATGTATATTACCTTGTTAAGCTTATACTACCAAACGGAACAGAAGAAACATGGATAAAGGATGGTTGTGTAATAATTTTGCCTCAGTATATTTATATTTCAAGTTATGAGAGATATGTGTTAAATTCAACACAATTCGTTATAGTTCACTCACCGTTAGTTATTCACCCTGAATACATTAAACAATATTTGATTAATATTAATGGTATATATTATTGGTATAATCAAGGTGCTAAAGTTCTCATTAAAATAGCTACTACACCGTTCTTCATAGTAAAATGGGTAGGATCCATAAAAGTAACTAACGGAGAAATAATAACCATTAATGGACCCCTTAAGCTTAAAGCAGAAATACTGATAAATCCATTATTTGAATATCTTGGTATAGCCGGTATAATAGCTATAATAGTACTTGCTATCACTAATGTAATTAGACATAAATCCAAGTGA
- a CDS encoding zinc ribbon domain-containing protein — translation MVKYCPRCGTQVPDDARFCPKCGFDFSTIQQNLKQTIQPQIQPLIDTATKVSRYIPTLTKYGRFLLISSIMLEGLATILFGIYTYKYNILGITTIPLLIISAIFYLIAPIFSLYSKGINISKITILLELFAFLLLAITYIITAREIGFNASFYGVRFYSSTTPGVMMLIGIILIILTMLMDSGQLLNSVIQILGIILIYAFTFNSNYDF, via the coding sequence ATGGTTAAATACTGTCCTAGGTGCGGAACCCAGGTCCCAGATGATGCAAGGTTCTGTCCTAAGTGCGGATTTGATTTTTCCACAATACAGCAAAACTTAAAACAGACAATTCAGCCACAAATTCAACCGTTAATCGATACTGCAACTAAGGTATCTAGATATATACCAACATTAACCAAATATGGCAGATTTTTATTAATATCATCTATTATGTTAGAAGGATTGGCAACAATTTTATTCGGAATCTACACATATAAATATAATATACTTGGAATAACAACTATACCTCTACTAATAATCTCTGCTATATTTTATTTGATTGCTCCTATTTTTTCACTTTACTCTAAAGGAATAAACATTAGTAAAATAACTATATTATTAGAGTTATTTGCCTTTTTATTATTGGCAATAACATATATAATTACAGCAAGAGAAATAGGCTTTAATGCGTCATTTTACGGAGTTAGATTTTATTCAAGTACAACTCCAGGCGTGATGATGCTTATAGGCATTATATTAATAATACTCACAATGCTCATGGACTCTGGACAATTATTAAATTCGGTAATTCAAATTCTAGGAATAATTTTAATTTATGCATTTACATTTAATTCTAATTACGACTTCTAA
- a CDS encoding ABC transporter substrate-binding protein, which produces MKRIVTLDPATTEIVAFLDGTSRIVGVPEDADYPVEVKQKVKVTRKLVNVDNSLPSEVIDEIVRQHIKERKPLHEALWNKIYELEPDLIVGQGICEVCALPSISSLDREKIVTMPKKYRISRMEVFNPSTFMDIPKETMKIAKILGRERKAEELKEQFEKSIEETKGIAKGTKTVVIEWIKPIHLIGKWVSDMVNLMGSKPLARPGGHGGIFDWEVIREFNPDYLIISPCSFSVNRSLMEIEKITTLPGYSDLNAVKQDHVYVLEPLYARASQRTLEFLNALKEIYTTGEVERKYGIRL; this is translated from the coding sequence ATGAAAAGAATTGTAACGCTTGATCCTGCAACTACGGAAATAGTGGCATTTCTAGACGGAACATCAAGAATTGTAGGAGTACCAGAAGACGCTGATTATCCAGTAGAAGTTAAACAGAAAGTAAAGGTGACTAGAAAACTTGTTAACGTAGATAACTCATTACCATCAGAAGTAATCGACGAAATAGTTAGACAGCACATTAAGGAAAGAAAACCTTTGCACGAAGCACTTTGGAACAAGATTTACGAGCTAGAACCAGACTTAATAGTAGGCCAAGGAATTTGCGAAGTTTGCGCTTTACCATCTATATCCTCTTTAGATAGAGAAAAAATAGTAACGATGCCTAAAAAATACAGAATTTCGAGAATGGAAGTTTTCAATCCTTCTACATTCATGGATATACCTAAGGAAACAATGAAGATAGCTAAAATTCTAGGAAGAGAAAGAAAAGCTGAGGAACTTAAAGAACAATTTGAGAAAAGCATAGAAGAGACCAAGGGAATTGCAAAGGGCACTAAAACTGTGGTAATAGAATGGATAAAACCAATACACCTCATAGGTAAATGGGTTTCTGACATGGTTAATTTAATGGGTTCAAAGCCCTTAGCTAGACCAGGAGGACATGGAGGAATATTCGATTGGGAAGTAATAAGAGAGTTCAACCCAGATTACCTTATAATATCACCCTGCAGTTTCTCCGTCAATAGATCCTTAATGGAAATTGAGAAGATTACTACTTTACCTGGTTATAGCGACTTAAATGCAGTAAAGCAAGATCATGTTTACGTTTTAGAACCTCTTTATGCTAGGGCGTCTCAAAGAACGCTAGAATTCTTGAATGCCTTAAAGGAAATATATACTACAGGAGAAGTTGAAAGAAAATATGGGATAAGGCTTTAG